In a genomic window of Gadus chalcogrammus isolate NIFS_2021 chromosome 17, NIFS_Gcha_1.0, whole genome shotgun sequence:
- the rbm14b gene encoding RNA-binding protein 14b isoform X2, whose protein sequence is MDKSNTVKLFVGNLALDTTQEELSAIFESYGQVVSCSVLRQFAFVHLHGDGSAERAIRELNGREFRGRNLVVEESRGRPLHSTKVFVGNLSGMCTTEDLQELFQTFGKVLECDKVKGYAFVHMENKEDALQAIEALHGTSFKGRPLSVELSKVQPSKQTPTGKIPCVSCGKQGHYAGECPAGKSSLEQYQSQAAVLAAAAAAAAGLPLQVQQSVHNSVYNTSTFDPTYAALTGLTTGARSDGNPVNQAVYGALASQVYGANVANQLYGTVAANQAALSSGATQMYSQMGHNLYGQVANQAAAHAHAYSTPVYAQAMGNHPVYLTAGPGLEMQAAVNPAYTVAPAMYGGGGPAYAHISAMGGMGGGDPTQAILEAARQAHYFAQGQHVLHDHQVAVAAAAAAAKSGERDRSPLRRSMPLLPDPVMKPFMYQRANKPRRPLLPTPAGRAAEEAAEAAEDPMARYYAEYYQQLQQYPQFQYAYPPPTGAMQAMPVGAMPPQPVATLEALRPSVVPVAGMAAGPRVYEPPLPPPPPSAPRKEAVLRRPELSLHAPEPPYR, encoded by the exons ATGGACAAGAGCAACACGGTGAAGCTCTTCGTGGGGAACCTAGCATTGGACACCACCCAGGAGGAGCTGTCGGCCATTTTCGAGTCCTACGGCCAGGTGGTGAGCTGCAGCGTACTGCGGCAGTTCGCCTTCGTGCACCTGCACGGCGATGGCTCGGCAGAGCGCGCCATCCGCGAGCTCAACGGCCGCGAGTTCCGCGGCCGCaacctggtggtggaggaatcCCGCGGGCGGCCCCTCCACTCCACCAAGGTGTTTGTGGGCAACCTGAGCGGCATGTGCACCACGGAGGACCTCCAGGAGCTCTTCCAAACCTTCGGCAAGGTGCTGGAGTGCGACAAGGTCAAAG GCTACGCCTTTGTCCATATGGAGAACAAGGAGGACGCGCTGCAGGCCATCGAGGCCCTCCACGGCACCTCCTTCAAGGGCCGCCCGCTCTCCGTGGAGCTGTCCAAGGTGCAGCCCAGCAAGCAGACGCCCACCGGCAAGATCCCCTGCGTGAGCTGCGGCAAGCAGGGCCACTACGCCGGCGAGTGCCCCGCGGGCAAGTCCTCCCTGGAGCAGTACCAGAGCCAGGCTGCcgtgctggcggcggcggcggcggcggcggcggggctcCCGCTGCAGGTGCAGCAGAGCGTGCACAACTCGGTGTACAACACGTCCACCTTCGACCCCACCTACGCCGCGCTCACGGGCCTCACCACGGGCGCGCGCAGCGACGGCAACCCGGTGAACCAGGCGGTGTACGGCGCGCTCGCCAGCCAGGTGTACGGCGCCAACGTGGCCAACCAGCTCTACGGCACGGTGGCGGCCAACCAGGCGGCGCTGTCGTCGGGCGCCACCCAGATGTACAGCCAGATGGGCCACAACCTCTACGGCCAGGTGGCCAACCAGGCGGCGGCGCACGCCCACGCCTACAGCACGCCGGTCTACGCCCAGGCCATGGGCAACCACCCCGTGTACCTGACGGCCGGCCCCGGCCTGGAGATGCAGGCGGCCGTCAACCCGGCGTACACGGTCGCCCCGGCCATgtacggcggcggcgggccgGCCTACGCCCACATCAGCGCCATGGGCGGGATGGGCGGCGGCGACCCCACCCAGGCCATCCTGGAGGCGGCCCGCCAGGCGCACTACTTCGCCCAGGGCCAGCACGTCCTGCACGACCACcaggtggcggtggcggcggcagcTGCCGCCGCCAAGTCAGGCGAGCGGGACCGGAGCCCCCTGCGGCGCTCCATGCCTCTGCTGCCCGACCCGGTGATGAAGCCCTTCATGTACCAGAGGGCCAACAAGCCCCGGCGCCCGCTGCTGCCCACGCCGGCCGGCCGCGCCGCTGAGGAGGCTGCCGAGGCCGCCGAGGACCCCATGGCCAG gtacTACGCAGAGTACtaccagcagctgcagcagtacCCACAGTTCCAGTACGCCTACCCGCCGCCCACGGGCGCCATGCAGGCGATGCCGGTGGGCGCCATGCCCCCGCAGCCCGTGGCCACGCTGGAAGCCCTCCGGCCCTCGGTGGTGCCCGTGGCCGGCATGGCCGCCGGGCCCAGGGTGTATGAGCCGCCgttgccgccgccgcccccctccgCCCCGCGCAAGGAGGCCGTCCTCCGTCGCCCCGAACTCTCCCTCCACGCCCCCGAGCCCCCCTACCGATAG
- the rbm14b gene encoding RNA-binding protein 14b isoform X1, producing MDKSNTVKLFVGNLALDTTQEELSAIFESYGQVVSCSVLRQFAFVHLHGDGSAERAIRELNGREFRGRNLVVEESRGRPLHSTKVFVGNLSGMCTTEDLQELFQTFGKVLECDKVKARHSSSAGYAFVHMENKEDALQAIEALHGTSFKGRPLSVELSKVQPSKQTPTGKIPCVSCGKQGHYAGECPAGKSSLEQYQSQAAVLAAAAAAAAGLPLQVQQSVHNSVYNTSTFDPTYAALTGLTTGARSDGNPVNQAVYGALASQVYGANVANQLYGTVAANQAALSSGATQMYSQMGHNLYGQVANQAAAHAHAYSTPVYAQAMGNHPVYLTAGPGLEMQAAVNPAYTVAPAMYGGGGPAYAHISAMGGMGGGDPTQAILEAARQAHYFAQGQHVLHDHQVAVAAAAAAAKSGERDRSPLRRSMPLLPDPVMKPFMYQRANKPRRPLLPTPAGRAAEEAAEAAEDPMARYYAEYYQQLQQYPQFQYAYPPPTGAMQAMPVGAMPPQPVATLEALRPSVVPVAGMAAGPRVYEPPLPPPPPSAPRKEAVLRRPELSLHAPEPPYR from the exons ATGGACAAGAGCAACACGGTGAAGCTCTTCGTGGGGAACCTAGCATTGGACACCACCCAGGAGGAGCTGTCGGCCATTTTCGAGTCCTACGGCCAGGTGGTGAGCTGCAGCGTACTGCGGCAGTTCGCCTTCGTGCACCTGCACGGCGATGGCTCGGCAGAGCGCGCCATCCGCGAGCTCAACGGCCGCGAGTTCCGCGGCCGCaacctggtggtggaggaatcCCGCGGGCGGCCCCTCCACTCCACCAAGGTGTTTGTGGGCAACCTGAGCGGCATGTGCACCACGGAGGACCTCCAGGAGCTCTTCCAAACCTTCGGCAAGGTGCTGGAGTGCGACAAGGTCAAAG CCAGGCATTCCTCTTCCGCAGGCTACGCCTTTGTCCATATGGAGAACAAGGAGGACGCGCTGCAGGCCATCGAGGCCCTCCACGGCACCTCCTTCAAGGGCCGCCCGCTCTCCGTGGAGCTGTCCAAGGTGCAGCCCAGCAAGCAGACGCCCACCGGCAAGATCCCCTGCGTGAGCTGCGGCAAGCAGGGCCACTACGCCGGCGAGTGCCCCGCGGGCAAGTCCTCCCTGGAGCAGTACCAGAGCCAGGCTGCcgtgctggcggcggcggcggcggcggcggcggggctcCCGCTGCAGGTGCAGCAGAGCGTGCACAACTCGGTGTACAACACGTCCACCTTCGACCCCACCTACGCCGCGCTCACGGGCCTCACCACGGGCGCGCGCAGCGACGGCAACCCGGTGAACCAGGCGGTGTACGGCGCGCTCGCCAGCCAGGTGTACGGCGCCAACGTGGCCAACCAGCTCTACGGCACGGTGGCGGCCAACCAGGCGGCGCTGTCGTCGGGCGCCACCCAGATGTACAGCCAGATGGGCCACAACCTCTACGGCCAGGTGGCCAACCAGGCGGCGGCGCACGCCCACGCCTACAGCACGCCGGTCTACGCCCAGGCCATGGGCAACCACCCCGTGTACCTGACGGCCGGCCCCGGCCTGGAGATGCAGGCGGCCGTCAACCCGGCGTACACGGTCGCCCCGGCCATgtacggcggcggcgggccgGCCTACGCCCACATCAGCGCCATGGGCGGGATGGGCGGCGGCGACCCCACCCAGGCCATCCTGGAGGCGGCCCGCCAGGCGCACTACTTCGCCCAGGGCCAGCACGTCCTGCACGACCACcaggtggcggtggcggcggcagcTGCCGCCGCCAAGTCAGGCGAGCGGGACCGGAGCCCCCTGCGGCGCTCCATGCCTCTGCTGCCCGACCCGGTGATGAAGCCCTTCATGTACCAGAGGGCCAACAAGCCCCGGCGCCCGCTGCTGCCCACGCCGGCCGGCCGCGCCGCTGAGGAGGCTGCCGAGGCCGCCGAGGACCCCATGGCCAG gtacTACGCAGAGTACtaccagcagctgcagcagtacCCACAGTTCCAGTACGCCTACCCGCCGCCCACGGGCGCCATGCAGGCGATGCCGGTGGGCGCCATGCCCCCGCAGCCCGTGGCCACGCTGGAAGCCCTCCGGCCCTCGGTGGTGCCCGTGGCCGGCATGGCCGCCGGGCCCAGGGTGTATGAGCCGCCgttgccgccgccgcccccctccgCCCCGCGCAAGGAGGCCGTCCTCCGTCGCCCCGAACTCTCCCTCCACGCCCCCGAGCCCCCCTACCGATAG